From the Amblyraja radiata isolate CabotCenter1 chromosome 14, sAmbRad1.1.pri, whole genome shotgun sequence genome, one window contains:
- the dynlt3 gene encoding dynein light chain Tctex-type 3 → MEDFQAADEGAFNADETNNIVKECIDNVIGGVDYNHSKINQWIAAVVEQSLMHLVKMGKPYKYIVTCAVMQKSGAGLHTASSCYWDSSTDGSCTVRWESRTMYCVVSVFAVSIML, encoded by the exons ATGGAGGACTTCCAGGCCGCTGATGAG GGTGCGTTCAATGCGGATGAAACCAACAATATTGTCAAAGAG TGCATCGACAATGTTATTGGAGGGGTTGATTATAATCACAGCAAGATCAATCAGTGGATTGCAGCTGTAGTTGAACAATCCCTGATGCATTTGGTTAAAATGGGAAAGCCATATAAATACATTG TGACCTGCGCAGTAATGCAGAAAAGTGGAGCTGGCCTCCATACAGCAAGTTCATGCTACTGGGACAGCAGTACTGATG GAAGCTGCACAGTGAGGTGGGAAAGCAGGACCATGTATTGTGTCGTCAGTGTGTTTGCTGTCAGCATTATGCTGTGA